A stretch of Vulpes vulpes isolate BD-2025 chromosome 4, VulVul3, whole genome shotgun sequence DNA encodes these proteins:
- the LOC140598487 gene encoding vomeronasal type-1 receptor 1-like has protein sequence MISSDIIWGIFFIFQTCIGFMGNSLLFTLYMYTCLIFPHKKKPVDMILAHLTLANAPTLIFRGIPNIITSFGIRVEMGDTGCKTVLYIQRVTRSISLCTTALQSTFQAVTITPSSHKWAWLKYKIPAFLQPSLLFFWMINMAIYSVVLLRTVANRNITDDRLGYQIAYCKSSAHDGQISSIFLSTVFLRDLSFLSLMTCSSIYMVNILYRHHRAAQNVRSTIQSSRSPENKATHVILILFAYGFMY, from the exons ATGATTTCCAGTGACATaatttgggggattttctttatctttcaaactTGTATTGGTTTCATGGGGAATTCTttgttatttacattatatatgtacacatgtttaatttttcctcataAGAAGAAGCCTGTAGATATGATTCTTGCCCACTTAACTTTGGCTAATGCTCCGACGCTCATATTCAGAGGGATTCCAAATATAATTACATCTTTTGGAATTAGAGTGGAGATGGGCGATACTGGATGTAAAACAGTGCTCTATATTCAGAGAGTTACCCGGAGCATTTCTCTGTGCACAACCGCCCTCCAGAGTACATTTCAGGCAGTGACTATTACTCCAAGTAGTCATAAATGGGCCTGGCTCAAATACAAAATCCCTGCATTCCTTCAACCCTCCTTACTTTTCTTCTGGATGATCAACATGGCCATCTATTCTGTGGTCCTTTTACGAACTGTGGCCAACAGGAATATCACCGATGATAGACTTGGGTATCAGATTGCTTATTGTAAAAGCAGTGCACATGATGGCCAGATATCATCAATATTTCTAAGTACGGTATTCCTTCGagatttgtcctttctctctctgatgacaTGTAGTAGCATCTACATGGTGAATATCCTTTACAGACATCACAGAGCAGCTCAGAATGTTCGCAGTACCATCCAGTCTTCACGCTCTCCTGAAAACAAGGCTACTCACGTCATTCTCATACTG TTTGCTTATGGGTTCATGTACTGA